CTCGCCCCTGATCCCCTGGGAGTCGTCCGGCATCGAGCGTCCGGCACGGGCCACCTTGCCGCCGCTGATCAAGGGCTATGTCCGGCTCGGCGCCAAGGCCTACGGGCCGCCGGCGCTCGACGCCGACTTCGGCGTCGCGGACTTCTTCGTCGTGCTGGACCTGCACAACGTCGACGAGCGGTACCTGAGGTTCTTCCTCGGGGTCCAGCTATGAGCCACGCCTGGATGCCGTCCTCGCCGTGCGGCGACGGCTGCCTCACCGCCGACGACCCGGTTGTCGGCCTCCCACGCAGGATCCTGCGTTTCACAGCGGCGGTCTTCGCCGTTCTCGCGGCGCTGCTGTCGACGCCGTTGCTGCTGGTGACGCCGGGCCGGGAGCGGCTGCTCCGGCTGATCTTCCGCGGCGCCCTGCGCGCGTTCGGCGTCCGGCTGGACATCCGGGGTGGCGCCGATTTCCTGACCGCCCCGGCCGGCCGTGGTGCCCTGGTGGTCAACAACCACATCTCGTGGCTGGACATCGTGGCGATCAACGCGCTCCGCCCGATGCGCGCGCTGGCCAAGAAGGAGATCGCGGGCTGGCCGGTGCTGGGCGGCCTGGTCCGCCGCGGCGGCAGCATCTTCCTGGACCGGGAGCGTCTGACGACGCTGCCCGCCACGATGGCCGAGCTGGCTGCGGCGCTGCGCACGGGTTCGCTGGTGAGCGTGACGCCGGAGGGCACCACGTGGTGCGGCTTGGCGTCTGGCCGCTTCACGACGGCGACGTTCCAGGCGGCCATCGACGGCGGCGTCCCCGTACGCCCGATCGCACTGAGGTATCGCCTCGCCGACGGCCGCGAGACCAGCCGTCCGGCGTTCATCGGCCCGGAGTCGTTGATCGCTTCGCTGCGCCGGGTCGCGGCTTTGCGCGGCCTGGTGCTGGAGATCCACGTCTGCCCGGAGATCGCCCCGGGCCGCGCGGAGAACCGCCGCGAACTGGCTGCCCTCGCCGAAGCGGCCGTCCACTCCGCACTGGGCACGGTGCAGATCCCGGTCCAGCAACGACGCCGGGCCCCACGAGGGCAGAAGGCGCCACTGGCTTCGCCTCCCGCGAAGTGATCCGGGCCCTGTCGCCGCGATCCGGCGACAGGCCCGGGTTGACTTCGGCTTGCTCTCCGG
This window of the Amycolatopsis balhimycina FH 1894 genome carries:
- a CDS encoding lysophospholipid acyltransferase family protein; amino-acid sequence: MSHAWMPSSPCGDGCLTADDPVVGLPRRILRFTAAVFAVLAALLSTPLLLVTPGRERLLRLIFRGALRAFGVRLDIRGGADFLTAPAGRGALVVNNHISWLDIVAINALRPMRALAKKEIAGWPVLGGLVRRGGSIFLDRERLTTLPATMAELAAALRTGSLVSVTPEGTTWCGLASGRFTTATFQAAIDGGVPVRPIALRYRLADGRETSRPAFIGPESLIASLRRVAALRGLVLEIHVCPEIAPGRAENRRELAALAEAAVHSALGTVQIPVQQRRRAPRGQKAPLASPPAK